The following proteins come from a genomic window of Microbacterium sp. SY138:
- a CDS encoding GntR family transcriptional regulator, producing MRSVSDQNIAEQVADELRAAIHSGELAPGERLVERKLADRLGVSHIPVREALTRLAEERLITREPRRGARVAQLSAQDLQEISSLRIVLEQFMAIRVQERWNEESAARLGAIIQAMADAAPGDIDEVLRQDRLFHETLADLAEHRFLDELSGQLRGRITGFLHAANAALDPAEQEEHVRSHQQIVDAIASGDPEQAQAVIAAHVTRAVERITPSTDADTP from the coding sequence ATGCGCAGCGTCTCGGATCAGAACATCGCCGAACAGGTCGCAGACGAGCTGCGTGCGGCCATCCATTCCGGAGAACTCGCCCCCGGTGAACGCCTCGTCGAACGCAAGCTCGCCGACCGGCTGGGCGTCAGCCACATCCCGGTACGCGAGGCACTGACCCGTCTCGCCGAGGAGCGCCTCATCACCCGGGAGCCCCGCCGCGGCGCCCGCGTCGCCCAGCTGAGCGCACAAGACCTCCAGGAGATCTCGAGCCTGCGGATCGTGCTCGAGCAGTTCATGGCGATCCGCGTGCAGGAGCGGTGGAACGAGGAATCCGCCGCCCGACTCGGTGCCATCATCCAGGCGATGGCGGATGCGGCACCCGGCGACATCGACGAGGTGCTGCGCCAGGACCGCTTGTTCCACGAGACGCTCGCCGACCTCGCCGAGCACCGCTTCCTCGACGAGTTGAGCGGCCAGCTGCGCGGACGCATCACCGGTTTCCTGCATGCCGCCAACGCCGCTCTCGACCCTGCCGAGCAGGAAGAGCATGTGCGCAGCCACCAACAGATCGTCGATGCCATCGCGAGCGGTGACCCGGAGCAGGCGCAGGCCGTGATCGCCGCGCACGTGACCAGGGCGGTCGAGCGCATCACCCCGTCGACCGACGCGGACACCCCGTGA
- a CDS encoding MFS transporter, producing MSGNGIAPDTRTSEEVGASAMKKAIWRLGPFLGLLYLVAYMDRNNAGFAKLEMTAALQITEAAFGFAAGIFFIGYLLFEVPSNLLLERFGARKWIARIMVSWGLVAALTAFVQDATQFAIARFVLGIAEAGFFPGVLLYLTLWFPRQYRTQVLAVFVLSNPIANAVAAPLSGWMLELHGMWGLDGWQLVFLLQGIPAVILAFVVFFWLPDRPQDARWLDPTEQRWINDTLAAEIAATEQKHGRLRLREVFSNGRLWTLIVLFFGVVFGAYGLGMWLPTIVKSMGDFSNSTTGWLVALPNLCAALVMLPWERAARKQGNIPLQIGITLTITALSLIAAVAAQGTPILALAALCVGMSALFSTTPLFWSLPPMVLTGTAAAAGLAFINSVGNLAGFAGPYAIGWISETTGSAIWGLLLIAGLTLLGASIAFVLSRRADFTVPAEVQLKADATSGVR from the coding sequence ATGTCCGGGAACGGAATCGCCCCCGATACGCGCACGTCAGAGGAGGTCGGGGCCTCCGCCATGAAGAAGGCGATCTGGCGCCTCGGCCCGTTCCTCGGGCTGCTCTATCTCGTCGCCTACATGGACCGCAACAACGCGGGCTTCGCCAAGCTGGAGATGACGGCGGCGCTGCAGATTACCGAAGCGGCCTTCGGATTCGCCGCCGGCATCTTCTTCATCGGGTACCTGCTGTTCGAAGTGCCCAGCAACCTGCTTCTCGAGCGCTTCGGTGCGCGCAAGTGGATCGCGCGCATCATGGTCTCCTGGGGCCTGGTCGCCGCCCTGACGGCCTTCGTGCAGGATGCGACCCAGTTCGCCATCGCACGCTTCGTGCTGGGCATCGCCGAAGCCGGCTTCTTCCCCGGCGTGCTCCTGTACCTCACGCTCTGGTTCCCGCGGCAGTACCGCACGCAGGTGCTCGCGGTGTTCGTCTTGTCGAACCCGATCGCGAACGCGGTCGCGGCACCGCTGTCGGGCTGGATGCTCGAACTGCACGGGATGTGGGGCCTCGACGGCTGGCAGCTGGTCTTCCTGCTGCAGGGCATCCCCGCGGTGATCCTCGCCTTCGTCGTCTTCTTCTGGCTGCCCGACCGCCCGCAGGACGCCCGCTGGCTCGACCCGACCGAACAGCGGTGGATCAACGACACCCTGGCCGCCGAGATCGCGGCCACCGAGCAGAAGCACGGGCGGCTGCGCCTGCGCGAGGTGTTCAGCAACGGGCGTCTGTGGACCCTGATCGTGCTCTTCTTCGGCGTCGTGTTCGGCGCGTACGGGCTGGGCATGTGGCTGCCGACGATCGTGAAGAGCATGGGCGACTTCTCCAACTCCACCACCGGATGGCTCGTCGCCCTGCCGAACCTGTGCGCCGCGCTCGTGATGCTCCCCTGGGAGCGCGCAGCCAGGAAGCAGGGCAACATCCCCCTGCAGATCGGCATCACGCTCACGATCACCGCGCTCTCGCTCATCGCGGCGGTCGCGGCCCAGGGCACGCCGATCCTCGCGCTCGCCGCCCTGTGCGTCGGCATGTCGGCCCTGTTCTCGACGACACCGCTGTTCTGGAGCCTGCCGCCCATGGTGCTCACGGGCACGGCGGCTGCTGCCGGGCTGGCCTTCATCAACTCGGTCGGCAACCTGGCCGGTTTCGCCGGTCCGTATGCGATCGGCTGGATCAGCGAGACCACCGGATCGGCGATCTGGGGTCTGCTCCTCATCGCCGGACTCACCCTGCTCGGCGCGAGCATCGCGTTCGTGCTGAGTCGACGGGCGGACTTCACGGTTCCGGCCGAGGTGCAGTTGAAAGCGGACGCCACGTCCGGGGTGCGGTGA
- a CDS encoding peptidase C14, which produces MSRAELDASVRSAGRRAVMTGLGAVALGAAGSLAGATAAQAAPVAAGAKDILRAETVSDLSRLRARDGEVAIVAGYRTPGDAGLLVYVGCGGADVAANGGTVIAGKRGTTWLLQHDGTVDFRVFGITGPETAADDALDALVNDLRVRRIEASTDLLFQRRHCFTRSHLEIDFGGHVITTEGIEANTHDNPFGAVMFFTGVSRDVTVEHALAEAWPELTDAVAVPDASKFAVDTWWAVQCDPVAGGGADERELQRFVQVTQQIDGTHIRIDYLNGWPLDKGRKLVWRQVDPVAGVRISNMRFLGAGPFDGPTDGSFPDSRELTGSHPIAFEYAIHCDVADVHASRTWWPVIMRRWNTHFTTERCSVENPPTVFYGGAGYLTQQIYSLYGRVSDCTSSNARHLNDLTASAYCIVENCHGDGDDQGGNPFTTHGQYEHDLTFIGNSGLMDIANSGAQWGTAAKRITVRDHVCSWFVAGTKISDLTLENVRVIGRSTFDPQATMTINADGAQLRGCTAGLLAIGQRSARSSRPTVIEDCTFALPKDQVLIQTPVSVPVSFVRCTITGIDGMKARGAGAVEFVDCRLSGPATGAPAELGASRVTIRGGTVRDVQLTVTAVRDQAIAVEGVELSTERTDSALLSRAAGAGVVTWRVGGVTSTVPKGAAHLDIGVGVNHARITGSQFVGGRMRLAEGFAAPSTLLYSDGVERGVEVTLPEAGARVLIADVLTIA; this is translated from the coding sequence ATGTCCCGCGCCGAACTGGATGCGAGTGTGCGATCGGCGGGTCGCCGCGCCGTCATGACCGGACTCGGTGCGGTCGCCCTCGGCGCTGCCGGCTCTCTCGCCGGTGCGACGGCCGCTCAGGCCGCTCCCGTCGCGGCCGGTGCGAAGGACATCCTCCGCGCGGAGACGGTCTCCGACCTGTCCCGGTTGCGGGCACGCGACGGCGAGGTGGCCATCGTCGCCGGTTACCGGACCCCCGGCGACGCCGGGCTGCTCGTCTACGTAGGCTGCGGCGGGGCCGACGTCGCGGCCAACGGCGGCACGGTGATCGCCGGAAAGCGCGGCACCACGTGGCTGCTGCAGCATGACGGCACGGTCGACTTCCGGGTCTTCGGCATCACCGGGCCCGAGACGGCGGCCGATGACGCGCTCGACGCCCTGGTGAACGACCTCCGCGTCCGGCGGATCGAGGCGAGCACCGATCTGCTCTTCCAGCGGCGGCACTGCTTCACCCGTTCCCATCTCGAGATCGACTTCGGCGGTCATGTCATCACCACGGAGGGCATCGAGGCGAACACCCACGACAACCCGTTCGGTGCGGTGATGTTCTTCACCGGGGTGTCCCGCGACGTCACCGTCGAGCACGCCCTGGCGGAAGCCTGGCCGGAGCTGACGGATGCGGTCGCCGTGCCCGATGCGTCGAAGTTCGCCGTCGACACCTGGTGGGCGGTGCAGTGCGATCCGGTCGCCGGCGGTGGAGCCGATGAGCGCGAGCTTCAGCGATTCGTCCAGGTGACGCAGCAGATCGACGGCACCCACATCCGGATCGACTACCTCAACGGCTGGCCGCTCGACAAGGGGCGAAAGCTCGTCTGGCGGCAGGTGGATCCGGTCGCGGGGGTGCGCATCTCGAACATGCGGTTCCTCGGGGCCGGGCCCTTCGACGGACCGACGGACGGCTCCTTCCCGGACTCTCGCGAGCTCACCGGATCGCACCCGATCGCCTTCGAGTACGCGATCCACTGCGATGTCGCCGACGTGCACGCCAGCCGCACCTGGTGGCCCGTCATCATGCGCAGATGGAACACCCACTTCACGACCGAACGCTGCTCGGTCGAGAACCCGCCCACGGTCTTCTACGGCGGTGCGGGCTATCTCACGCAGCAGATCTACAGCCTGTACGGTCGCGTGAGCGACTGCACGTCGTCGAACGCGCGGCACCTGAACGATCTGACGGCCAGCGCCTACTGCATCGTCGAGAACTGCCACGGAGACGGCGACGATCAGGGCGGGAACCCCTTCACCACGCACGGGCAGTACGAGCACGATCTCACCTTCATCGGCAACTCGGGGCTGATGGACATCGCCAACTCCGGGGCGCAATGGGGCACCGCCGCGAAGCGCATCACGGTGCGCGACCACGTCTGCTCGTGGTTCGTCGCCGGCACGAAGATCAGCGACCTGACGCTCGAGAACGTCCGGGTGATCGGACGATCGACGTTCGATCCGCAGGCGACCATGACGATCAATGCCGACGGGGCTCAGCTGCGCGGCTGCACCGCCGGGCTGCTGGCGATCGGCCAGCGATCGGCGCGATCATCGCGGCCGACGGTGATCGAGGACTGCACCTTCGCCCTCCCGAAGGATCAGGTGCTGATCCAGACGCCGGTCTCGGTGCCCGTCAGCTTCGTGCGATGCACGATCACCGGAATCGACGGGATGAAGGCACGAGGCGCCGGAGCCGTCGAGTTCGTCGACTGCCGGCTGAGCGGTCCGGCAACAGGTGCCCCGGCAGAGCTCGGTGCGTCGAGGGTGACCATCCGGGGCGGCACGGTGCGCGATGTGCAGCTCACCGTGACCGCGGTGCGGGACCAGGCCATCGCTGTCGAGGGGGTCGAGCTGTCGACCGAGCGCACCGACAGCGCTCTGCTGAGCAGGGCCGCCGGTGCCGGCGTCGTGACCTGGCGGGTGGGTGGCGTGACATCGACCGTGCCGAAGGGTGCTGCCCACCTCGACATCGGCGTGGGGGTCAACCACGCTCGCATCACCGGGAGTCAGTTCGTGGGAGGACGGATGCGGCTGGCCGAGGGCTTCGCCGCACCCTCCACGCTGCTCTACAGCGACGGCGTCGAGCGCGGCGTCGAGGTGACTCTTCCCGAGGCTGGAGCACGTGTGCTGATCGCCGACGTGCTGACGATCGCCTGA